One segment of Clostridia bacterium DNA contains the following:
- a CDS encoding sugar ABC transporter permease, whose amino-acid sequence MKPVTLKRFLDEFKWCYFFIAAPVLLFLAFTLYPIVSAFIMSFQDYSPLASTWVGVSNYRFALTDPVFWRSMKVTLIYTLGTVPVDLAISLILAYLVFQLRTKSQTFFKAALYLPAVTSGVTLSLVWLWILDPTPAGLLNRFLKIFGAENVVWLGSSKTALFSLMLMNYLGSHGPSLILYLSAMGGIPKSLYEAADVDAASNWSKLRNITWPLLKPTTLYLLVTGVINSFQVFMNVYLMTQGGPNFATTTIAYLIYQNAFRYFDFGLASAMSFLLAVVIVVVSALQFKYLSTDVEY is encoded by the coding sequence GTGAAACCCGTCACTTTGAAGAGATTCTTGGATGAGTTCAAGTGGTGTTACTTCTTCATTGCCGCGCCAGTGCTGCTGTTCCTAGCCTTCACGTTGTACCCAATAGTCAGCGCGTTCATCATGAGCTTCCAGGACTACAGCCCTCTTGCCTCCACATGGGTAGGAGTCTCGAACTACAGGTTCGCCCTCACAGATCCCGTGTTCTGGCGGTCCATGAAGGTTACGCTGATCTACACTCTGGGCACGGTGCCTGTGGATCTTGCTATCAGCCTGATACTGGCTTACCTTGTGTTTCAGCTGCGAACCAAATCGCAAACTTTCTTCAAGGCCGCGCTGTACCTGCCGGCGGTGACGTCAGGGGTTACTCTTTCGCTGGTGTGGTTATGGATCCTGGATCCCACTCCTGCCGGTTTGCTGAACCGGTTCCTGAAGATCTTCGGGGCAGAGAACGTGGTGTGGCTTGGTTCTAGCAAGACGGCCCTGTTTTCCCTCATGCTCATGAACTACCTGGGAAGCCATGGCCCTTCACTGATCCTGTATCTATCGGCCATGGGAGGCATTCCGAAGTCCCTTTATGAGGCGGCTGATGTTGATGCTGCAAGCAACTGGTCTAAGCTGCGCAACATCACCTGGCCACTGTTGAAACCCACAACACTATACTTGTTGGTTACTGGAGTTATCAACTCATTTCAGGTCTTTATGAACGTCTACTTGATGACGCAAGGAGGGCCCAACTTTGCCACGACAACCATAGCCTACCTGATCTATCAGAACGCATTCAGATACTTCGATTTCGGGCTTGCTTCGGCCATGTCGTTCCTGCTGGCCGTAGTTATCGTTGTGGTATCAGCCCTGCAGTTCAAGTATCTCTCCACAGATGTGGAGTACTAG
- a CDS encoding extracellular solute-binding protein has product MSKLQRLSVLALLVVLMAATLTVPVLAKKDVIRLWTYPVHKQYDQELAGILAKFHAQNPGVEVQVEMLSWAEGPQKFEVALNAGDPPDVYWWKLDAKYPKTGLMVPLDGYLSAAERADLLDIGLNGYTLDGKLWGIPLYVFIYTLGGNRELLEQSKIDWRKIQCDGWTWDEFLDVAKKLTRKLPDGRTQYAFVMPGYNSEFLEMLMLNNGATDLVLANGKLAWSQANIAEAFKLIRKLMDDGLMPKECSGMSAGRRWELFNTWDTAIFGRGIPYFEVMSIQRRKDIAVGAVSGKPIDYVSLPFPYRAGQSPRTYGGSEGYCLFKQKKHQGEEHTANAAKLLKFLTGPEAGAGACELAYPPVSSKGREMFKANLASLNPDNVSFTDSQTRLINWRKPLPLDLAAKESRIISEAVLPIFQAVMAYEMSPEDAAAALIQRAERVLSR; this is encoded by the coding sequence TTGAGTAAGTTGCAGCGCTTGTCCGTTCTAGCTCTACTGGTGGTGCTGATGGCAGCCACTCTGACCGTACCTGTTCTGGCTAAGAAGGACGTCATTCGTTTGTGGACTTATCCCGTCCACAAGCAGTATGACCAGGAACTAGCAGGAATTTTGGCCAAATTCCATGCACAGAACCCCGGCGTAGAAGTGCAGGTAGAGATGCTTTCCTGGGCCGAGGGCCCGCAGAAGTTCGAGGTCGCGCTGAATGCCGGCGATCCGCCAGATGTTTACTGGTGGAAACTTGATGCGAAGTATCCCAAGACCGGCCTAATGGTGCCCCTGGACGGGTATCTCTCCGCCGCAGAGCGCGCCGACTTGCTGGATATCGGCCTGAATGGCTACACCCTCGATGGCAAGCTCTGGGGCATTCCACTCTACGTGTTCATCTACACTCTGGGAGGCAACCGTGAGCTGCTCGAGCAGTCCAAGATCGATTGGCGCAAGATCCAGTGCGATGGCTGGACCTGGGATGAGTTCCTTGATGTCGCCAAGAAGCTTACCCGCAAGCTGCCTGACGGCCGCACTCAGTACGCATTCGTGATGCCAGGCTACAACAGTGAATTCCTTGAGATGCTCATGCTGAATAACGGAGCCACTGATTTGGTTCTAGCCAACGGCAAGCTCGCCTGGAGCCAGGCGAACATAGCCGAAGCCTTCAAGCTCATCCGCAAGCTTATGGACGATGGCCTGATGCCCAAGGAGTGTTCGGGCATGAGCGCCGGCAGGAGATGGGAGCTGTTCAACACCTGGGATACCGCGATATTCGGCCGTGGAATCCCGTATTTCGAGGTCATGTCGATTCAGAGGCGGAAGGACATCGCTGTTGGCGCCGTCTCGGGCAAGCCCATCGACTACGTGTCGCTGCCCTTCCCGTACAGAGCTGGTCAGTCGCCGCGCACCTACGGCGGTTCTGAGGGATACTGCCTGTTCAAGCAGAAGAAGCATCAGGGCGAAGAGCATACCGCTAACGCCGCCAAGCTGCTCAAGTTCCTGACGGGCCCTGAGGCTGGCGCGGGCGCCTGCGAGCTTGCATATCCGCCTGTTTCGTCTAAGGGTAGGGAGATGTTCAAGGCCAACTTGGCGTCTTTGAACCCTGATAACGTGTCATTCACCGATAGCCAGACGAGGCTGATCAACTGGCGCAAGCCACTGCCTCTGGATCTTGCGGCCAAGGAGTCGCGCATAATCAGCGAGGCAGTACTACCCATCTTTCAGGCAGTCATGGCGTATGAGATGAGTCCAGAAGACGCAGCAGCTGCTCTGATTCAGCGCGCTGAGCGCGTGTTGTCAAGGTAG
- the nagZ gene encoding beta-N-acetylhexosaminidase, giving the protein MVESLLNSMTLEEKIGQMVMVGFDGQSLTPELENHLSQNSVGNVIFFSRNIVDNAQVWAFTRDLQQVAARRRVPIGFITAIDQEGGVVARLLDGVSVFPGNMALGAIGSPNYARRAAEVMAQEMLGLGLNMNLAPVLDVNNNPDNPGIGARSYGEDAELVAKLGTAAIEGSQSVGVIATAKHFPGKGDVTIDSHIDLPHVPHGRERLNSVELVPFKAAIAAGVGAIMTAHVTFPSIEPEPLLPATMSRNVLTGLLRNELHFDGITITDDLFMGAISREYGLAEAAIRAIVAGADIALMCHKPDEQAFAIRAAVEAARSGRIPRERIDSSVRRVLAAKARFGILEPRVSDVGRSGVGSPANRALALEIARRAVTVVQNNYGIIPYDAERGRNVLVVTPDVKNLTMVEDTGSHGSGLAKAVRAVIPEASDICVSQSPSAEEIGKVAAGAAGRDLVIVGTYNSHLYPQQAALVRRLAEVGVPVVVVGMRNPYDVKDFADVGTYIAAYGFRDCSMQAAIEVVFGSLTPSGVLPVTVPGLH; this is encoded by the coding sequence GTGGTTGAGTCGCTGCTGAACTCCATGACGCTCGAAGAGAAGATTGGGCAGATGGTCATGGTTGGCTTTGACGGTCAATCCCTCACCCCAGAGCTGGAGAATCACCTGAGCCAGAACTCAGTGGGCAATGTGATCTTCTTCAGCCGAAACATCGTAGATAATGCGCAGGTGTGGGCGTTCACCCGCGACCTACAACAAGTGGCTGCCCGCAGGCGCGTTCCAATCGGGTTCATCACTGCCATAGACCAAGAAGGCGGCGTAGTGGCGCGGTTACTCGATGGCGTGAGTGTGTTCCCAGGCAACATGGCGCTAGGCGCCATCGGCTCTCCCAACTACGCACGAAGGGCCGCTGAGGTCATGGCGCAGGAGATGCTCGGTCTTGGTCTGAACATGAACCTGGCTCCTGTGCTAGATGTGAACAACAACCCCGACAACCCCGGGATAGGGGCCCGGTCGTATGGCGAGGATGCCGAGCTCGTAGCCAAACTAGGAACAGCTGCAATTGAAGGCAGCCAGTCGGTGGGCGTGATAGCCACGGCGAAACACTTCCCTGGCAAGGGCGACGTAACAATCGACTCCCACATCGACCTTCCCCATGTTCCACACGGTCGCGAAAGGCTGAACAGCGTAGAACTCGTTCCTTTCAAGGCTGCCATCGCAGCAGGCGTAGGGGCCATCATGACTGCCCATGTCACTTTCCCCTCCATCGAACCTGAACCTCTGCTTCCTGCAACCATGTCACGTAACGTGCTCACAGGGCTTCTCAGGAACGAACTCCACTTCGATGGCATTACTATCACTGATGACCTCTTCATGGGCGCCATATCTAGGGAATATGGGCTAGCTGAAGCAGCCATCAGGGCCATAGTCGCAGGAGCCGATATTGCTCTGATGTGCCATAAGCCTGATGAGCAGGCATTTGCGATCAGAGCCGCTGTAGAAGCTGCTCGCTCGGGCCGGATTCCGCGAGAGAGAATCGATTCTTCAGTCAGGCGTGTACTTGCCGCGAAGGCGCGTTTTGGCATACTCGAACCCCGAGTCAGCGACGTCGGGCGCAGTGGGGTGGGGTCGCCCGCTAATCGTGCACTCGCTCTTGAGATAGCCCGCAGGGCAGTGACTGTTGTTCAGAACAACTACGGGATCATCCCATACGATGCTGAGCGCGGTCGAAACGTGCTGGTTGTAACTCCTGATGTCAAGAACCTCACTATGGTTGAGGACACGGGGTCACACGGCTCTGGGTTGGCGAAAGCGGTAAGAGCGGTAATCCCCGAGGCCAGCGACATTTGCGTATCCCAGTCTCCCTCGGCTGAAGAAATCGGGAAGGTGGCTGCAGGCGCAGCCGGGCGCGACCTTGTGATAGTCGGAACCTACAATAGCCACCTGTATCCTCAGCAGGCCGCGTTGGTGCGTCGGCTGGCCGAGGTAGGAGTGCCTGTAGTTGTTGTGGGGATGCGCAATCCCTACGATGTGAAGGACTTCGCGGATGTGGGCACTTACATAGCTGCGTACGGTTTCAGAGACTGCAGCATGCAAGCGGCTATTGAGGTTGTATTCGGATCCCTCACGCCATCGGGCGTACTCCCGGTCACTGTTCCGGGTTTGCACTAG
- a CDS encoding MurR/RpiR family transcriptional regulator — protein sequence MSHYCLPLISGKLPSLRPSEQKVAEFIMGNPHDVVDMSSMQLGTAAGVSESTVVKCSQRLGFDGFVQLKLALARDLVAAPPTAFGEVEPEDEADVVMNKVFHANSMALSDTAKVLDPEQLERAAALVAGATSTTFFGMGASGIVALDAKQKFMRIGVAAECELDPHMQLTRVSLLGPKDVVVIVSHSGETADALEVLRLAQDVGASTICITNHPHSSVAEHAGIVLLTSAAEGSMRGGALASRIAQLSVVDCLFVLVAMSRYEDAMTCLIKTKQAVSSKKGGRGRG from the coding sequence GTGTCGCACTACTGTTTGCCGCTTATCAGTGGGAAACTGCCCTCACTGCGACCATCGGAGCAGAAGGTCGCCGAGTTCATCATGGGCAACCCCCACGATGTAGTAGACATGTCGTCTATGCAGCTTGGAACGGCTGCGGGTGTGAGCGAATCTACTGTGGTTAAGTGCAGCCAGAGGCTTGGGTTTGATGGATTTGTCCAGCTAAAACTGGCATTAGCGCGGGATCTAGTCGCTGCTCCGCCCACTGCCTTTGGTGAGGTTGAACCCGAGGATGAGGCTGACGTAGTCATGAATAAGGTGTTCCATGCAAACTCAATGGCGCTTTCGGATACAGCGAAAGTACTCGATCCCGAGCAGCTGGAGAGGGCTGCGGCTTTGGTAGCAGGGGCTACATCAACCACGTTCTTTGGCATGGGCGCCTCGGGAATAGTTGCACTGGATGCGAAGCAGAAGTTCATGAGAATCGGCGTTGCGGCTGAATGCGAGCTTGACCCGCACATGCAGTTGACCCGGGTTTCTTTGCTGGGGCCGAAGGACGTTGTAGTGATAGTGTCGCATTCTGGAGAGACTGCGGATGCTCTGGAAGTGCTGCGCCTGGCCCAGGATGTGGGTGCATCAACGATATGTATCACCAATCATCCGCATTCGTCCGTGGCTGAGCATGCAGGAATCGTCCTTCTAACCTCTGCGGCAGAGGGCAGCATGAGGGGCGGAGCTCTGGCCTCCAGGATAGCCCAGCTATCTGTGGTCGACTGCCTGTTTGTGTTGGTGGCAATGAGCCGGTACGAGGATGCCATGACGTGCCTGATCAAGACCAAGCAGGCGGTGTCGAGCAAAAAGGGAGGTCGTGGCCGTGGTTGA
- a CDS encoding HAD-IIA family hydrolase, translating to MNQIGVLIDMDGVIYRASEPIPGAVRFINFLEQQCVPFLFVTNNSARSAHEYSHKLHDMEIKAPPASILTAGQVAVDFLTKHYDGGRILCIGEPSMEQGLLNAGFQLVTDERPDCVLMAEMRSLSYDLLCVAARHVSEGARFVATNPDLIIPCEHGFILGCGAMTRVLECSTGRSARFLGKPHPEILECATGILGLHHDELVMIGDSLNTDIELAVRNGLRSVLVMSGATDRQGLESSCIRPTRVVGSVEDLADISPFDWFSS from the coding sequence TTGAACCAGATCGGCGTGCTAATCGATATGGATGGAGTCATCTACCGGGCCTCTGAACCCATACCAGGAGCTGTGCGCTTCATCAACTTCCTCGAGCAGCAGTGTGTGCCCTTCCTTTTTGTGACGAATAATTCCGCCAGGTCCGCCCATGAATACAGTCACAAGCTGCATGACATGGAGATAAAGGCGCCGCCGGCATCGATACTCACCGCCGGTCAGGTGGCTGTGGATTTCCTCACCAAGCATTATGACGGCGGCAGGATTCTGTGTATTGGAGAACCTTCGATGGAACAGGGTCTGTTGAACGCCGGTTTCCAGCTCGTCACTGATGAACGCCCCGATTGCGTGCTCATGGCTGAGATGCGGAGCCTATCATATGACCTATTGTGCGTTGCTGCCAGGCATGTGAGCGAGGGGGCTAGATTCGTGGCCACTAATCCGGATCTGATTATCCCGTGTGAGCATGGTTTCATACTCGGGTGCGGAGCTATGACTCGTGTGCTTGAGTGTTCCACTGGCAGATCTGCACGTTTCCTCGGCAAGCCGCATCCTGAGATACTAGAGTGTGCAACCGGAATCCTTGGCCTGCACCATGATGAGCTTGTCATGATCGGCGATAGCCTGAATACCGACATAGAATTGGCGGTCAGGAATGGATTGAGATCGGTTCTTGTGATGTCGGGCGCCACCGATAGGCAGGGCCTTGAGTCGTCCTGCATCCGCCCTACACGGGTTGTGGGAAGCGTTGAGGATCTTGCAGATATCAGTCCATTTGACTGGTTCTCGTCGTAG
- a CDS encoding ABC transporter ATP-binding protein: MHIEVSKLTKVYRPNVTALSDVDLTIGAGMFGLLGPNGAGKTTLMRILAALHDPTSGSVTVDGVQLARNKEAVRRKLGYLPQNFGLYPRLTAWETLGYIGSLKGLFNGADRRRRIQQVLEIVNLWGDRRRRVREFSGGMLQRLGIAQALLGDPSLLIVDEPTAGLDPEERIRFRNLLSMMSGDRVVLLSTHIVADVESTCSNMAVIRKGRIVFRGSPAQLITEARGKVWEVRCRRDAFERLSAGSNITVVGARNSGDMVEARVVSAAAPVLGDGASTSPAAEPTLEDAYIALMEAM, encoded by the coding sequence GTGCACATAGAGGTCTCGAAACTCACGAAGGTGTATAGGCCGAATGTGACGGCGCTGTCGGACGTGGACCTGACAATCGGCGCTGGCATGTTCGGCCTTCTCGGTCCTAATGGGGCCGGCAAGACCACTCTGATGAGAATCCTCGCCGCGCTGCATGATCCCACATCAGGGTCGGTGACTGTGGATGGCGTGCAACTTGCCCGGAACAAGGAGGCGGTCAGGCGTAAGCTGGGTTACCTGCCACAGAACTTCGGGCTGTATCCGAGGCTTACGGCGTGGGAGACTCTCGGCTACATAGGCTCTTTGAAGGGCCTCTTCAATGGGGCAGACCGGCGCAGGCGCATACAGCAGGTGTTGGAGATAGTGAATTTGTGGGGGGACCGCAGGCGGCGTGTGCGGGAGTTCTCTGGTGGAATGCTGCAGAGGCTCGGAATAGCCCAGGCCCTGCTGGGGGATCCCAGCCTGCTGATTGTTGATGAACCTACAGCAGGGCTAGACCCTGAGGAACGGATTAGGTTCCGCAACTTGTTGTCAATGATGAGCGGCGACAGAGTGGTCTTACTATCCACTCACATCGTCGCCGACGTGGAATCCACATGCTCCAATATGGCAGTGATACGGAAGGGAAGGATAGTGTTCCGCGGCTCCCCTGCGCAGCTTATCACGGAAGCAAGGGGAAAGGTGTGGGAGGTGCGGTGCCGCCGCGATGCGTTCGAGCGATTGTCGGCGGGATCAAATATCACGGTAGTGGGCGCGCGGAATTCAGGCGACATGGTGGAAGCGCGGGTGGTTTCGGCTGCCGCGCCTGTCCTCGGGGATGGGGCGTCGACCTCGCCGGCCGCTGAGCCAACCCTTGAAGATGCCTACATTGCGCTGATGGAGGCGATGTGA
- a CDS encoding ATP-binding cassette domain-containing protein: MQQVLEVSGLWSRADAWASRGRWVLQNVDARLSRGITAIVGPNGSGKTALIRRLATSQSPARGCVVFEGRRVDRGGASPVDLRWYRSMLGYMPQSFGVYPNLSSTQFVQYIGELKCMAGNELNEAARTSLIDCGLDPDTTAPLWRRSEGERRRTVLAAAVLGKPRVLLLDEPMTSCDPVERARIRNMLRNRQLNATCVISASAISDVDSLCDSLLVLDSGRVTFAGRPEDLVDLARGSVYTKELCDSALHALNRAELVVTSSARQYGGGAIVRALAADAQNLPGGCDGWRGVEPSLEEAYLWLRTFDAG, from the coding sequence GTGCAGCAGGTTCTTGAGGTCTCAGGCCTGTGGTCGCGGGCAGATGCATGGGCGAGCCGCGGTCGTTGGGTGCTTCAGAACGTGGATGCCAGGTTATCGAGGGGCATAACAGCAATTGTGGGCCCGAATGGCTCGGGAAAAACCGCCCTCATCAGGCGCCTCGCAACGTCGCAGTCGCCAGCCCGGGGATGTGTGGTATTTGAGGGCCGCCGAGTTGATCGAGGTGGAGCAAGCCCTGTGGATCTCAGATGGTACCGATCGATGCTGGGATACATGCCTCAGAGTTTTGGCGTGTACCCTAATCTCAGTTCGACGCAGTTTGTGCAGTACATCGGAGAACTGAAGTGCATGGCGGGGAACGAACTCAACGAGGCTGCCCGGACCTCCCTCATCGACTGTGGGCTGGACCCTGACACTACCGCGCCGTTGTGGCGCAGATCAGAGGGTGAGAGGCGCCGAACAGTGCTTGCGGCGGCTGTGTTGGGCAAGCCTCGGGTTTTGTTGCTGGACGAGCCCATGACATCGTGTGACCCTGTTGAACGCGCTCGCATCAGGAACATGCTGCGCAACAGGCAGTTGAATGCCACATGCGTGATATCAGCGTCAGCCATTTCCGATGTGGACAGTCTGTGTGACAGCCTGCTGGTGTTGGATAGCGGCAGGGTCACGTTCGCCGGACGCCCTGAGGACCTGGTGGATCTGGCTCGAGGTTCAGTTTACACAAAAGAGTTGTGTGACAGCGCCCTGCATGCACTTAACCGGGCTGAGCTGGTGGTGACTAGCTCTGCGAGGCAGTATGGAGGGGGTGCGATCGTTCGCGCTCTTGCTGCCGATGCACAGAACCTTCCTGGCGGCTGTGATGGGTGGCGCGGTGTGGAACCTAGCCTTGAGGAAGCGTACCTCTGGCTTCGAACGTTCGATGCCGGATGA
- a CDS encoding RNA polymerase sigma factor gives MNEVSLSDERLALQCQHGNEAAFEVLVHRYHGPLLGYLYRMCRDVDLAEEAAQECFARFCATIDRYRYPGPVRPYLFTIACNCLKDYLKSAYARRVRLYGDVGESEARPSGPSDNDAHDEAVSRLERREVVEALAQLPFIYREALVLRFYQDLSIPEVAKALGVPEGTVKSRLHGAVNKLKRIMEDKGAGECAGDALTTRR, from the coding sequence TTGAACGAGGTCTCGCTCTCTGATGAGCGGCTGGCGCTGCAGTGCCAGCATGGAAACGAGGCTGCGTTCGAGGTGCTCGTTCACAGATACCACGGCCCGCTGCTTGGTTACCTGTACAGAATGTGCCGTGACGTCGATCTGGCTGAAGAGGCTGCTCAGGAGTGTTTCGCTCGGTTCTGCGCGACAATCGACAGGTACAGATACCCGGGGCCGGTGAGGCCGTATCTTTTCACGATAGCCTGCAATTGCCTCAAGGACTACCTAAAATCGGCGTATGCCCGGCGTGTCAGGTTGTATGGCGATGTTGGCGAATCGGAGGCGAGGCCGAGTGGGCCAAGTGACAACGACGCGCACGATGAAGCCGTGAGTCGCCTGGAGCGGCGGGAGGTTGTCGAGGCTCTGGCTCAACTGCCTTTCATCTATCGTGAGGCACTGGTGCTCAGGTTCTATCAGGACCTTTCGATTCCGGAGGTCGCGAAGGCTCTGGGTGTTCCGGAGGGCACAGTGAAGAGCCGGCTTCATGGTGCGGTGAACAAGCTCAAACGGATCATGGAGGACAAGGGGGCTGGAGAATGCGCGGGCGATGCACTGACGACAAGAAGATAG
- the hydF gene encoding [FeFe] hydrogenase H-cluster maturation GTPase HydF, producing MSPASFDATPMSNRIHIAVLGRMNSGKSSLINAICGQDVSVVSPVAGTTTDIVYKAMEIHGLGPVVFIDTPGIDDESVLADARVARTRRAINKADMALVVIDATQGAGGPESTLFSQLDQRHVPYAIVVNKTDMVQVSSDGREFHADAHDLPGAPRVPVSAMTREGLGQLIEAIRAVASRTQGTQELDGPPIVGDLLTPGDTVVLVIPEDVQAPRGRLILPQVQTIRDILDHNAVAMATRVAQLEKVFAAPAFRPRLVITDSQAFREVDALVPGSVDLTSFSILFARHKGDLGLLARGAHAIESLEPGDNVLIVEACTHHPVDDDIGAVKIPRLLKRKAGGELSFEWRRGVDFPADLARFKLAVHCGGCMLNRREMVSRLDGLEDAGVPVTNYGMTIAACLGILPRALAPLGLSAESADW from the coding sequence ATGAGCCCAGCGAGCTTTGATGCGACCCCGATGTCGAATCGTATCCATATCGCCGTTCTAGGAAGGATGAACTCGGGCAAGTCCAGCCTGATAAACGCCATATGCGGGCAGGACGTGTCGGTGGTGTCGCCCGTCGCCGGCACCACAACCGACATCGTCTACAAGGCAATGGAGATTCACGGGCTCGGGCCTGTGGTGTTCATCGATACGCCCGGAATCGACGATGAGAGCGTCCTTGCAGACGCGCGCGTGGCCCGGACTCGGAGAGCAATCAACAAGGCAGACATGGCTCTGGTTGTGATAGATGCGACCCAGGGTGCAGGCGGACCCGAGAGCACGCTCTTCTCTCAACTTGACCAGAGACATGTCCCGTATGCAATAGTGGTCAACAAGACCGATATGGTTCAAGTCTCGTCCGATGGCCGCGAGTTTCACGCGGATGCCCATGACTTGCCGGGCGCCCCGCGCGTACCTGTCAGCGCGATGACTCGAGAAGGGTTGGGGCAACTCATCGAAGCCATCCGGGCCGTGGCTTCGCGGACGCAGGGGACGCAGGAGCTGGACGGACCGCCCATCGTGGGCGATCTTCTGACCCCAGGTGACACGGTTGTGCTTGTGATCCCGGAAGATGTGCAGGCGCCCAGGGGACGGTTGATACTGCCCCAGGTCCAGACCATACGCGACATCCTCGATCACAATGCCGTCGCGATGGCGACGCGAGTGGCCCAGCTCGAGAAGGTGTTTGCTGCCCCCGCCTTCCGGCCCCGACTGGTCATCACCGACTCCCAGGCGTTTCGCGAAGTCGATGCCCTCGTGCCTGGTTCGGTTGACCTCACGTCGTTTTCGATCCTCTTCGCCCGGCACAAGGGCGACCTCGGGCTGCTTGCCAGGGGCGCGCATGCCATCGAGTCTCTCGAGCCGGGAGACAATGTCCTCATTGTTGAAGCGTGTACACATCACCCGGTTGACGACGATATAGGCGCCGTGAAGATCCCACGACTGCTCAAACGGAAAGCCGGCGGAGAGCTTTCGTTCGAGTGGCGCCGCGGGGTGGACTTTCCCGCTGATCTGGCCCGGTTCAAGCTGGCCGTGCACTGCGGCGGGTGCATGCTGAACAGGCGCGAGATGGTGTCGCGCCTCGACGGGCTGGAGGATGCGGGAGTGCCCGTTACGAACTACGGGATGACTATCGCAGCCTGCCTGGGCATCCTGCCCAGGGCGCTTGCGCCGCTGGGCCTTAGCGCGGAGTCGGCGGACTGGTGA
- the hydG gene encoding [FeFe] hydrogenase H-cluster radical SAM maturase HydG has translation MSRDRVECTFIDDEEIGRALEQGKRYSSAAVRGVLAKSLELRGLDLEELAALLWVDDPELLSEVYAAARKIKETIYGKRLVFFAPLYVSDYCVNNCNYCAYKRDNNYPRRKLTMDEVREEVRAIERMGHKRIALEAGEDPANCPIDYITQVMQTIYDTHCDNGSIRRINVNIAATTVDDYRRLKDAGIGTYVLFQETYHRETYRRVHNGPKADYDWHTTAMDRALAGGIDDVGIGVLFGLYDWRFETVALLRHAHHLDGAHGVGPHTISFPRLRPAAGMSLDEFPHLVSDDDFKRIVACLRLAVPYTGMILSTREAAEFRQEVIALGISQISAGSCTGVGEYSRNEAYDTPQFEVSDHRDLDQIIRDLLPSGYVPSFCTACYRSGRTGEAFMSLAKTSHIHEFCQPNALLTFQEYLCDYASPDTVRLAEPAIRCAFAEVDPRLRQECERRIEQIKSGERDLYF, from the coding sequence ATGTCGCGAGACAGAGTTGAGTGCACTTTCATAGACGACGAGGAGATCGGCAGGGCCCTCGAACAGGGCAAGCGCTACAGCTCGGCTGCCGTCAGAGGTGTTCTCGCCAAATCGCTCGAACTGCGCGGGCTCGACCTCGAGGAGTTGGCGGCCCTGCTGTGGGTTGACGACCCCGAGCTGCTGAGTGAGGTTTATGCGGCCGCGCGGAAGATCAAGGAGACCATATATGGAAAGCGGTTGGTCTTCTTCGCCCCGCTGTATGTGAGCGACTACTGCGTGAACAACTGCAACTACTGCGCCTACAAGAGGGACAACAACTATCCCCGGCGTAAGCTCACCATGGACGAGGTGCGCGAGGAGGTCCGGGCCATCGAAAGGATGGGCCACAAGCGTATCGCGCTGGAGGCCGGCGAGGACCCGGCAAACTGCCCCATCGACTACATCACCCAGGTGATGCAGACGATATACGATACCCACTGCGACAACGGCAGCATACGTCGGATCAACGTGAACATCGCGGCCACCACCGTGGACGATTACCGCAGGCTTAAGGACGCTGGCATCGGAACCTACGTGCTCTTCCAGGAGACCTACCATCGCGAGACCTATCGCCGCGTGCACAATGGGCCCAAGGCGGACTACGACTGGCACACCACTGCCATGGACAGGGCGCTTGCCGGCGGCATCGATGACGTCGGAATCGGGGTGCTATTCGGTCTGTACGACTGGCGTTTCGAAACTGTCGCGCTCCTTCGGCATGCGCACCACCTGGATGGCGCCCATGGAGTCGGACCGCACACCATCTCGTTCCCGCGACTGCGGCCCGCCGCCGGAATGTCGCTCGATGAATTTCCGCACCTGGTGTCAGATGACGACTTCAAGCGGATAGTCGCCTGTTTGCGCCTGGCGGTGCCGTACACAGGGATGATCCTGTCAACGCGGGAGGCTGCCGAGTTCCGCCAGGAGGTGATAGCCCTAGGGATATCGCAGATAAGCGCGGGTTCGTGCACTGGAGTTGGGGAGTACAGCAGGAATGAGGCCTACGACACTCCGCAGTTCGAGGTGAGCGACCACCGCGATCTTGACCAGATCATCCGCGACCTCCTCCCCTCGGGTTATGTCCCCAGTTTCTGCACTGCATGCTACAGGTCTGGCAGGACAGGCGAGGCTTTCATGTCTCTCGCCAAGACCAGCCACATCCACGAATTCTGCCAACCCAACGCGTTGCTGACCTTCCAGGAATACCTGTGCGATTACGCGTCCCCGGATACCGTCAGGCTTGCCGAGCCGGCGATCAGGTGCGCGTTCGCCGAAGTCGACCCGAGGCTGCGTCAGGAGTGCGAGCGCAGAATTGAGCAAATCAAGAGCGGCGAGAGGGATCTCTACTTCTAG